TCAGAGTCTTGGCGGAAGGTGTGCTGACAAAACTGTTGGATTGCTGGATAAACACCTTGAAGAAGGTGCGATCGCACCTTGACAGCCTCGCTGACATTGGTAGAGTTAATGCCAAAGGTTTTGGCTCTCAATGAATCTTCTAAAAGCCAAGTCTCCAATTGCTGCTGCAAGACTGAGTTCCGTACCTGTCCTGCTACCCAATTTTGCAGGATTAGGTTCAAAGATGAATTGGATGGCTGCATGCCTTTACGCATCGCTGATTTGGTCTAACTGCCGATCTTGAATGCCTCAATGAACATGCCATAAATCAGGCCCAGTTTAACGGCATTTAAAGCTTCTAGCAGCAGTGATTGTGTTGCCCCCTGACGATTGCTGTAAACAATTCGGCTAATTGCTTCTGTAAACGCCATTAAAACTGCGGCTGCAACAATGTCCCATGTGGCTGCTTGCCCAGTAGTAGTTGGAATGGCTGTCCCTGAGAAGATTCCGAAGAGCACGCTGATCACCAGCACCGATAGCCGTCGCCAAGGGTTACGCAACCACCGTCCCAACTGACCCAGCACTCCATCTACAAGGTTGTTTAGGCGGGTGTTTTGCATGAATAGCGTAGGCTCCAAAGGGTTTAGGTAACGGGATCACAAAAACAGATCTTAGTGACAAAGTATATAACTCCTGTGCAGGGGAAGATGACCTGTAGCAGGGCCAAAGTTGATGACATGAATTGAAAGCGCATTGTGTGAAGCACACAGCAGCGTAAATAATTTCAACGTACAGATTACGTACAGGTTTCGATGACTGGGGTAGGGGGCACACCATGAAGCAGGGGCAAGTGAGCAAGCAGATGAAATCGATCGCCTATCCGATAGCTGCGATCGCTGGAACAAGTTTATTTCTCGGCACAGCGGCGTTAGCTTTAGGTTGGTTACAAGTTGGTGTTTGGATTGGTCCTGTGGAACCGAAGGCTTCTGTCATTCCAGGAGTTGTTCCGGCGGAAACGGCAATGAATGTGGCTATGCGATCGGCTACAGGTAATTCTCCTATTTTGTCTTCCGCTGAGGTTGATCCCTCAGTTCAGCCAAGTAAGGTTCCAACCCGAATCGCTGTTAACAGTAGCCCTGCTCGCTTGAATGCGACCCCTAATCCTGGTGGTTTGCGGGTCAGTAACCCTACCGACCATCCAGTCCGGGTTGCTCTGTTAGCGCAACAACCTTCAACTAACTCCGCTCAAGCTTCCTTAGCTCCGACTGGTAAAGCACCTGTCTACGGCCAACCTGCCCACTGGGATTTTGCTCCTGGTGAGGGCAGCACTCAAGGCTTAGTGTTGTCTCTCCCCGAAGGAAATCTACAACTCAAAAAAGGAGATGTGTTGGTAGCGTTTGCTCAAGATGGCTCGCGCCGTTACTGGGGGCCTTACGTCATTGGAGAAACGAACCAACCTCTCTGGAATGATCAAAGTTCTGAGTGGCAACTGAATCTGCAACCTTAACCGAGTTCCAGATTCACGTATTCTGACTCCTAGGTTCACGGATGGGATGATAATACTGGAGAACTTAAAATCTGGTTCTCTCGTCTCTAGTATTTTGTCCAGCCTTGTTGAATTTTGGATGAATTGAGTGTGGGCCGCCATATTGTACATTTGCTGAAGCATGACGAGAAGCAGCGTCCAGCGCTAATTTGGACCCTGGCGATCGCGTGGTTGCTGTTGATTGGCTGGATCGCGTTTTTTGGGCACTTGGGCAGCATTGGCTTGATTGATGAAACTGAGCCGCTGTTTGTGGAAGCTGCGCGACAGATGACGGTGACGGGTGATTGGATTACGCCCTTTTTTAATGAAGTGCCTCGCTTTGATAAGCCTCCTCTGATTTATTGGCTGATGGCGATCGCCTTTAAAGCGTTTGGGGTGAACGAATGGGCCGCTCGGCTGCCTTCGGCTTTGGCAGGATTTGCCTTGAGCTGTTTTTGCTTTTATACGTTACGTCAGTTTGGCTGGCCTCACAGACTCTCAAAAGCTACGACTCAGAAGCTACCCGCTAACTCATCAGAGCCTTCAGCAGCACCCAATCAAACTGTTGACGCTCGACGAGATTGGCAGTTGTGGCTGACGGCTGGACTGGGGGGCACAATGGTAGCGCTGCACCCCTACACGTTCTTTTTTGGACGAACTGGCTATTCGGATATGCTGCTTAGCCTCTGTATGAGCGGCTCGTTGCTAGCCTTTTTTCTGGGGTATGCCCATCCCGAAAACCGCAAAGTTCAAATTCGTTGGTATTTAACTTTCTATGCCTTGATCGGATTGGCGGTGCTGACGAAGGGGCCTGTGGGGGCGGTATTGCCTGGGATGATCATTAGTGCTTTCTTGGCCTATGTCGGTCGCTTCAAAGCAGTTTTACAAGAAGTAAAACTCGGTTGGGGAGCTTTGATTGTTTTAGGGTTAAGCGTTCCTTGGTTTGTACTGGTGACGTTAGCTAACGGGCAAGCCTACATTGACTCATTCTTTGGCTACCACAACGTAGAACGATTTACGAGTGTGGTGAATCAGCATGGTGGCCCCTGGTACTTTCACTTTTTGGTTGTGTTAGTTGGCTTTTTACCTTGGTCAGTGTTTCTGCCTGCCGCGATCGCCCGTCTGCAATTTTGGCAACGTCGAACTTGGCAACAGCAATCCCGCTCAACTCATTTAGGATTGTTTGCTGGTGTTTGGTTCGCCGTGGTCTTAGGGTTTTTTACCATTGCTGCGACCAAGTACTTCAGCTATGTACTACCCTCCATGCCTGCTGCTGCGATTTTGGTGGCTCTGTGGTGGAGTGAGCAAATTGCCAAAGCAGAACTTGGGCAACAACAATCACGCAGTCTAAAGCTCAGCACGATCGCGGGGATCGCTTTATTTGCTTTGTTGGCAGCAGCTTGTTTCTACAGCCCTCAGTGGTTGAGCGATGACCCAACCATGCCTAACCTAGGAACCCGTATGGAGCAGGCGGGCTTGGCAGAGTGGGGCGGAATGATTTGGGGAGCTAGCGCGATCGCTGGGCTTTTCCTATTACTAAAGCGGCAAGCACAGTGGTTTTGGGGCGTTAGCCTGATTGGGTTTGCGGCATTTCTGCTCTGGTTCGTGACTCCCATGTCTTTCCT
This region of Trichocoleus desertorum NBK24 genomic DNA includes:
- a CDS encoding DUF565 domain-containing protein → MQNTRLNNLVDGVLGQLGRWLRNPWRRLSVLVISVLFGIFSGTAIPTTTGQAATWDIVAAAVLMAFTEAISRIVYSNRQGATQSLLLEALNAVKLGLIYGMFIEAFKIGS
- a CDS encoding glycosyltransferase family 39 protein produces the protein MDELSVGRHIVHLLKHDEKQRPALIWTLAIAWLLLIGWIAFFGHLGSIGLIDETEPLFVEAARQMTVTGDWITPFFNEVPRFDKPPLIYWLMAIAFKAFGVNEWAARLPSALAGFALSCFCFYTLRQFGWPHRLSKATTQKLPANSSEPSAAPNQTVDARRDWQLWLTAGLGGTMVALHPYTFFFGRTGYSDMLLSLCMSGSLLAFFLGYAHPENRKVQIRWYLTFYALIGLAVLTKGPVGAVLPGMIISAFLAYVGRFKAVLQEVKLGWGALIVLGLSVPWFVLVTLANGQAYIDSFFGYHNVERFTSVVNQHGGPWYFHFLVVLVGFLPWSVFLPAAIARLQFWQRRTWQQQSRSTHLGLFAGVWFAVVLGFFTIAATKYFSYVLPSMPAAAILVALWWSEQIAKAELGQQQSRSLKLSTIAGIALFALLAAACFYSPQWLSDDPTMPNLGTRMEQAGLAEWGGMIWGASAIAGLFLLLKRQAQWFWGVSLIGFAAFLLWFVTPMSFLVDAERQLPLREMAAAAVKAGKPQEPLLMIVRGFHKPSLVFYTERPVNFLMNPETAAPEIQQAIAQPTVPGSALVITSQKALTRSGLQPTQYQAIAQSGIYQLIRVPKTGQP